From Bos mutus isolate GX-2022 chromosome 5, NWIPB_WYAK_1.1, whole genome shotgun sequence, one genomic window encodes:
- the LOC102283503 gene encoding lysozyme C, milk isozyme, whose product MKALLIVGLLLLSVAVQGKKFQRCELARTLKKLGLDGYRGVSLANWVCLARWESNYNTRATNYNRGDKSTDYGIFQINSRWWCNDGKTPKAVNACRIPCSALLKDDITQAVACAKRVVRDPQGIKAWVAWRKKCQNRDLRSYVQGCGV is encoded by the exons ATGAAGGCTCTCCTTATTGTGGGGCTTCTCCTCCTTTCTGTTGCTGTCCAGGGCAAGAAATTTCAGAGGTGTGAGCTTGCCAGAACTCTGAAGAAACTTGGATTGGATGGCTATCGAGGAGTCAGCCTGGCAAACT gGGTGTGTTTGGCCAGATGGGAAAGCAATTACAACACACGTGCTACAAACTACAATCGTGGAGACAAAAGCACTGATTATGGGATATTTCAAATCAATAGCCGCTGGTGGTGCAATGATGGCAAAACCCCAAAAGCAGTTAACGCCTGTCGTATACCCTGCAGCG CTTTGCTGAAAGATGACATCACTCAAGCTGTAGCATGTGCAAAGAGGGTTGTCAGAGATCCACAAGGCATTAAAGCATg GGTGGCATGGAGAAAAAAGTGTCAAAACCGAGATCTCAGGAGTTATGTTCAGGGTTGCGGAGTGTAA